The DNA sequence CCATGTGACATAGCGTCTTGAGGCTTTCATTCTCTCTAGTCCACAACAGGAACTGTTTTGCAACCACCCTTATAACTTCTTTCAGATCAGGAAAATACTGGTTGTGTAACCTTAATTTCTTGAGGAGTTTCCACGTCCGCTCAATGGGATTCAGTTTAGGTGAGTATGGTGGCAGAAAGTCAAGGAACAGTTGATTTTTGTGATCCTCCAGCCATGGCAGGAGCAATTTTGCATGATGGTACCTGGCGTTGTCGAGGATGATCTGCATCTTCTTTCCTTTTCCCCTTTTCATCAGGACGGTAAGAAATCTGCCGAAGGTTATGGCGTTGAATACATTTGATACCATTCCGACGAATTCACCGGTCCTGATGTTCACTGCACCGAATACACTGACACCTTTTCTTGTGGGATACTGCAGCATTGTTGGATCTTTGTCTTCAGGCGGTATCCACATGGCCAGGGTGGTTCCATGCTGATAGAAGTGGCATTCATCAAGAGACCATATGTCCGTATCGCCTCTCTTCAGATCCTCAGAGAGTTTTTTTAAAAGCGTCCTGTTCATCAGGAACACCTTTGGCTATGACACCCCTTGGTTTTCTCCTCCTGAATTCAAGCCTGTGAAATATGATCTGGCATGTCCTTACACCGATTCTCACATGAAACTTCTCCCATATGTGGTGCATGAGAAGTTTCCCGTCCCAGAGGTTCTGTTCATATCCGAATTCTCCCGGATTCTTTCTCAGATCAACACCTATCTGTTCCATTTGCTGGGGTGTAAGTCTTGAATGCCTTCCGGATCTCACTCCTTCCCTGAGACCGTTGAAACCTTTCTCGTTGAATCTCTTGACCCATCTCTCCACTGTTCTGGGATCTTCTCCGAATATATTTCCGGCATCGTAGCAGCTCATTCCCTCACTTACAAGCAGAATGCCGTGCAGTCGGTGATCATATCTCGATTCCTCTGAGCGTGATATCTCATTCCGTATAGCCACAGACAACTCCTTTGCATTGTTTATTTCAAGCCGTTTCATAGTTATATAACGATATTAAGTATTTAAAAATATACGGCAGTAATTATTACGTTATGTATAGTAACCTGTACGGTGTATGGTAGTTACCTGTCAACATGAATGTAGTTTGCGAGGGAATCCTTGACCTGTTCCCATGTCTTACTCTTCTTTTTTAGGTAATTCAGCTCGCCTCTGGAGAGACCCAGGTTAATCCTGTCCTCCGGTCTGTCAAATCGGAGATGATCCTTGAGAATGAGGGATTCAACAACGCTTTCCATGAAAACGAGATAATTGTTCCTGTCGAATTTCACAGCTCTGGTGGGTGCAAACTTGGTTGCAACAAAGCATATTGTGAAGAACAGGTGAAGCGATAGCCTGGATAAAAGATTCCGGTCGGAGTTAAAAATCACCATATCGCTTACTGTGTAATTGCAGCCTATCATCAGGTCTCTCGTGGTCACTAAATTGAATAATATTCTCTTTACAAAGCTCCGGGGAACCCTGTCCTGCGACCTGGAAACGCATTCATAGTCCTCAAGGTCACTTCTTGGATAAGCTATGATTCCGGAAAGAACGGCTATCCTGCTGTAAAGGTCCACATCCTCTCCTGCCGTCAGTGAACGCCATCCTCCAGCTTCATTCAAAAGGGAAACAGGTATTACCGGAAGTTCAGAGAAAAGCATCTTTTTTTCGGAGAAATTGATGAACTTCAGGATTAAGTCTGCGTGAGAGAAATCATACACGTAATCAAGATCAAAAAAAGCGAGGAATTTTCCCGAACACCTGCCTGAAATCTGCTTCTTGCAGGATCCATGATTTCCACACTCAAGCCTCGCTATTCTTACCTGCGGAAAGTGCTTTTTTATGGACTTTACAACTTCGGAATTTCCTTCCACAGAATCTGAATAGCCCACAACGACCTCGTATGGAACTGATGTTTCATCGGCTATTTCTAGTATCCGTGATATTGCCTCAATATGGTGCTGGGGAAAGCCATGGATCACAGTTACAAATGATACCATGCGGTCTTCGGGGTCTCTTTCAACGACCGGCACTATGTGCAGTGACCTTTCCCTTAGTTCTTCTGTCAACAGGTTTGAATGTTAATTGCGGTTAAATTCTTTATGTTTTAATTCCTGAACTTGATCAACTTCAGGGCGGGTTCAATTTCTCTCTTAATAATTTCTTCGATACCAACGCCTTCTTCCTGCGCTTTTTTACAGAGATTTACAGTCGTAGCGTGGTCCAGTGTTTTCTGCGTCCCGGTCTTGGTGTAAATAATTATGTAACCGAAATCTTCGCAATCAAGCATAATTGTTCATTGCAAAGGGTAATTCAATATTTGCATTGGCCGTAGCAATATGTTGCAGGATAGAAGAGGCTTACCAATGTAAATTTCGTTTTCATAATCGTGCAGAGCGGCAATTGGATATATATGCTCTTATGTATATTCCAGTGATTGAATTGAGTCTTGACATTGATGCCTTCATGTATGAACTGGATAAACACATTTCCGGCAAGGCGATACTGACTTATTTATCCAGGAATGGAACTGAGACATGGGACATAACAAGAAAGCGTGGCAAACTGTTCCTCGGAACAAACAGCTCACAGAATGCGCGCTTCAAATCCATACTCTCAAAGGTCGTGAGAAGCAGCCAGATAGTTTCAGTTATAGTCAGGTCATTCACCAGTGAAATCGACCCTGCCAGTGGATTTCCTGTTAAAGAACTTAGAGGTTACCTGCTGTCCGTGGAGAACGAACAGCTGAAGTGGTATATGATCGATGCTGAGGACATGATGGAGTCACACAACACCGACTCGATCTCGGGTAACAAGCTGGAACCCGAGCATTCCGTCGTTTATTGTGGTCCAAACGACAGATGCATCGATGCAAACGGCAGAGAGATTCTCACAGTTACGATATCTGTGTCAAAAGGAAAATAAAATTCTTTCACCATTTATTAAATATCTTTCAGGATTCATTGTCGATGCCCTTAAACCATATTGGACGAGACTGATGACAGTGTGTCAACTATATCTATTGCAAATATATCACTATATAAATGATGAAGATAACTTAAATAAGAAAATGCAATAACCGGTCCATGGAAATAACCGCTATCAACCTTACTAAGAGTTTTGGTGTTGAAAGAGGGGTTACTGGCCTGAATTTCAAGTTCGATAAACCCGGACTCGTGGGATACCTTGGGCCTAACGGGGCAGGAAAGACAACTACCCTGAAGCTGTTCAGCAACCTCTTATTTCCAA is a window from the Thermoplasmatales archaeon genome containing:
- a CDS encoding Transposase, yielding MKRLEINNAKELSVAIRNEISRSEESRYDHRLHGILLVSEGMSCYDAGNIFGEDPRTVERWVKRFNEKGFNGLREGVRSGRHSRLTPQQMEQIGVDLRKNPGEFGYEQNLWDGKLLMHHIWEKFHVRIGVRTCQIIFHRLEFRRRKPRGVIAKGVPDEQDAFKKTL